One region of Yersinia bercovieri ATCC 43970 genomic DNA includes:
- the citX gene encoding citrate lyase holo-[acyl-carrier protein] synthase has product MNTLSPALAANRPISLPELLTSRESRQNRQQLWLARHQVSLISLTLVAPGAVKDNPLTRKLFALAWQAITTLSQQQRWPVLQQEVFPLPTGCEGLIAVDLPAEQVKDAALLLELKHPQGRLWDIDVLDATGQILSRRDVGLPPRRCLLCHRPANVCGRAQTHSINELLAQMELMLNATTATH; this is encoded by the coding sequence ATGAATACGCTCTCTCCCGCACTCGCTGCCAATCGGCCCATTAGTCTGCCGGAGTTGCTCACCAGTCGTGAATCCCGCCAGAACCGACAACAACTCTGGCTGGCGCGCCATCAGGTGAGCTTGATTTCACTCACCCTGGTGGCACCCGGCGCGGTGAAAGATAACCCTTTGACGCGCAAGCTGTTTGCCCTGGCATGGCAGGCGATCACCACCTTGAGTCAACAGCAGCGTTGGCCGGTGTTGCAGCAAGAGGTCTTTCCGCTACCGACCGGCTGCGAAGGTTTGATAGCCGTTGATTTGCCTGCTGAGCAGGTGAAGGATGCGGCACTGCTCCTTGAGCTTAAGCATCCGCAGGGTCGGTTATGGGATATCGATGTGCTCGATGCGACCGGCCAGATCCTGTCACGCCGTGATGTTGGCTTGCCGCCGCGCCGCTGCCTGTTGTGTCACCGCCCCGCCAATGTGTGTGGTCGGGCGCAAACACACAGCATCAACGAACTACTGGCTCAGATGGAGTTGATGCTCAATGCCACAACTGCAACGCACTGA